The Alnus glutinosa chromosome 1, dhAlnGlut1.1, whole genome shotgun sequence region CTCTAAAGATTAGGTTATTGACATAATGATCTAATTGAGAAATTAATCAATCAAAAGAACACAGCCTTAGCCCTAGGCTTCAAAAATCAACTGACCTTAAATCCTCAAACCGTTTGCAGACAGTTCGTAAATCGGCAGACTCTGGAACTTTACTCAAGTAATTGAAGGCCTCTCTAGCAAGATTCTCCTTTTCCTCAGCATCTGGAGTTACAGCAGCTCTTTCAAGACATTCCACAGCTAAGAAAAACTTGTAATCAGGCTCCTTGTAATAGCTTGGACAACCTTCCCTTAATTTTGCACTAATATCTTCTACTGTCCCCCTGCCATCAGGACCAGTATAATACTGGAGCAGAGAATGACATCAAATTaagaaagataattcaaaatggACGATAGAAATGTCAAATAAAGTCAAAATTGGCAACTAAACATGTcagatgaaaagaaaattttgttggtTAATATAACAGCTTGTTTAAATGGAGCTTTCCTTAATGAGTTTGATCTGAACTTGTATTACCTCCATTAGAGCAGATATAAGCCTAGTAGCGAGGCGGTCACCCTCCTCAGAACAAACTAGTTGATGGAATGTCAATTGAACCAATGCCTGTCGTAGATTAGCATCGAACCCCTGAACCAAGCGTGTGACATGATGCTGGGAGACAAGTTGGAGTAAAAACAGGGCCTCACCAGATCTAAGAAGCAACTGCCTAATGCACTCCATTGCCCTCACCTATAAAACAACAAACCAAGAGTCAACAAATGAAAGGACCAGTATAAACACTTATATGACTACACTAGCAATTTCAACCTACCTCCATAGCAGCCAATTCTGCAGGACTATATGGTAATCTTTGCCTTTTATTTGGTGTCCCACCACCATTTGAATCAACATTCCGCGAGTAAGAACCAAATAAGTTTCTCACCATACTACGGTCACCAGCACCTAATTCTGAACCAGTTCCATAAAGAATAGAGCCGGTCAAGTCTCCCAAACCAGCTACACAGCCATAAAGTCCCCTCCTCTGGTTCCTTCTAGACCTTAGAAACTTCTCTAAAGACTGTATCTTGTTTTCAAGGATTTGCATGGCCCCAACAGAGAGTCTGCATACAACTACCCCATTTTCAGACAAGGCATCACTTGAACGTAAACCACCTTTTACGACCATGACAGGAAGTTCCCACAGAGGAAAAAGCAACCTTGAAGAGCACAAGCAAAGCCCTTCATGCGCCCCTGAAAACACAGGCTCAGCCTCCTGAACAACCTGACCCATGCTGAATCCCCCAGCAGTTGTTCTAGTGTTTGACAATGCATTACTACCTTCAAGTTGTGGCATTCCAACGAGTCTTGGATCCTCAAAAGCTTCAGCTGCCTTCTCAGCAACAACATTGGTTATAAGGTTTTCAGAATGGACTGTCCTTGCAGCAAGCATTAAACACATTGCAGCTGCCTCGCCAGCTCCAAAACGATTGAAGAAATCTTCTAAAATTGATCTTGGTGAGTTGGACTCTAACAACCTTCTTAAAACGTCCACAGGCCGGTTGAAAACTAATTCCATCATTCCCATGGTACTGAAAATGACAATTCTTCTCCTCGGCAATATATGTTGGGTTGAAAGGTCACCTCTGGCCCAAAGTTTTCCAGATGCTTTTTCACAAGACTCCCCCGAGCTTTCGAATCCTCCAAATTCAATTTCAGAATATAGTGACTGCACAGTAGCTGCGGTATCTGGCAATGGTAAAACATCTGCCACAAAAAGCATTCGGCCTTCAACGGGTAGAGAAGATACAGATTCCCGTAATGCACGAGAACTCCTTGTACTTGTCCCTAAACTACCTGAAAGAGATGATTGTGTACTTGAATCTCTGTTCACAATTAGAAGAGAAGACATGGTTGGTGGTGATGAATCAGAAAGGAGAAGAGTTCCAGCAGAATAATATGCTGTCTCAACCTTCAGTGAGAGATCCTCATTTTGAGATCTACCAGCAAGAGACATGGCTCCAAAAGCAAGTCCACTACTAACCCCCAAAGGAGGAGAAGGCCTAGTTGCCACAACTTTTAAACAGCTTGGTTTATGAGGGTTAGAATTAAATCCACCCAAGTTTCCACTAGATGGAGAAGTGGAAAGGTACATCCTTCTTCCATCAGACAAAACAGCAACAAGGTGTAGCCACTTGGATTCCAGCACAGATAAAGCTGAAATACAGACAATAGATGATTTTGTCAACCGACTCGTGGCTCTTGGACCGGTTGATTGTCTACCTCCATAATGTGCATCCCTCTGATTGATCAGATTCTTTTCTTCGGCCACTTTCTTCAGTGGACCATCACCATTTGGCCCCACAACAAAAACCTGAAGTTTCATCTCTTCAGTACGTGCGTATAAAATTTGTCTTTCATTATCAAAAACCATTTCGACAATGGGGTCCAGAGCTCCAAACTTAAATACACTTGGTACAACCCATCTGAAACCAAGGACGTGTTTAAGTTAATATTGAGCATATGCGAAGAAAAGTTCAAATTTCAACACCAGGATGAACTTCcatatcgaaaaaaaaaatgtgaagatTAAAGCCATCAGAATCAATGACAGGGAGACTATGAACATCTACAGCTCTAaaggattaaataacacaacaTACCTTGAAATGACACTTCCTAAACCAGTAGTAAGGCAAACTTTACGACAACGCTTTTGCCAGCCCGAACCAGTTGTGTACTGCAACTCATAGATGTGGCCATCACGACCAGCCAAGAAAATACGACCCTTATCAGTACATGTAATACAAGTCATGGTGACTCCATCAGATGGTATTGTGTACTCAGGCAAAGGCTGTAATGAAACCTCAGCGAACGGATCTGTACCATCACCCCCTCCAGAACAACATACTCCTACAAGGATCAACTGACAACAAGCATAGGCTAATAAGAAAAGTAAGATCATCAACCTAGAGATGAAGTACTAGaaagatttttttcctttttttgactGGTAAGTTACACAAAAACCCTGTGGTCCTGAACCCACAACAACATGCTGCACGCCTTACTTATGGGGAAGAGGTGCCATTTGAGCTAGAGCTCATTGGCAGAATATATTAGGTTCAGGTGGTAAATGAATGAAGTAGATTGTGATAGGTCTATAAAACcttgagaaagaaaataatacattagaaggaaaagaaaactcacagaaaaaatttgataagcaaagtttataaaaagcgtaaagcgcccctaaACATACAGTAAGTATACAAAAATaacaccaaaacaggaaaaaagagggaagagaggaaaaacacccgcaaaacccaaaaacaagagaaaacccaaacaccccaacataaccagcccacaaaacccagagactaTTACATCGCATCAACAAAAGATTAGATGAATAAAAGTAAAGAACCCTAAATATTTTGCAAGAGAATAATTAGACAAGGTAGAATACATACACAACCTTAACTTGCAGACATAAATGGGGATGCCATAGTAACCTTATGGAAATACCTTTTAAGAATCTGCATCAAAAAGGTACTGTATCTGTTGATTTAACTTTTTAGTATCAAATCTGATCAAACTCCCTTTCCATGTTAAATATGAAACCCATCCTCCCTCAAGCGGCATCTTATATTGAACAGTTTAGCTGACATTCTTGCTGCCAAAGCCAATTTTTAAGCATTTAAGTTATAACACATGGATCTACGTAATGTAAATACACAAGTTAAATGTGCTCCATTCCTGCAGCAAAAGCCAGGAACTGACAAGCAGATTTTTAGTCTAATTAATCAAAAGGCTTCTTCTATGTCTTAAGTTGAGATGGGTAAACATGAAGAGACTTCAGAAACAAGGACACTACATATATACCCAACTCACAGCTTCCCCCTTCATTCCAGCACCAGGTAAGGTCCAAATAAGCATCACAATACTCATTGTTCCAGCCATCATCGACAAACTTCCGAAGGGAAAGCATCCATTGCACAGCCCAGGATTacacccttttctttttttacaaaattgagATATTATTagaagcgtaaggcaccccccccccccccccccggtacACAGGAAGCCCAGGATTTCACCCTTAATGTGGAATATATCTCAGGACACCAGAATTGttttctttgaaaagaaaacagCTGTTAAAACACCCTCCCTTCACTTTAGCCCCAACCCCcaccctttccttttctttcccaAATTCTTTCCCAAATGGAAACAAGGTTGATAAGATGATTTACTTCCCTTATGTATCATTCCTCATGTAACACAATAGAGCTATAGAACTACATTATCGCATGGCAATATAAGAATAACGATAATAAAAACAACTGTAGTAAATATCATGATaccaaataacaatacaataaaaaacg contains the following coding sequences:
- the LOC133877292 gene encoding nuclear pore complex protein NUP155 → MSREEEIVMRDVANAGLVVSDRIGREAASQLDLEEALEASRYASHPYTTHPREWPPMVEVVDTWELPPVLIERYNAAGGEGTALCGIFPEIRRAWASVDNSLFLWRFDKWDGQCPEYNGEEQAICAVGLAKSKPGVFVEAIQYLLILATPVELILVGVCCSGGGDGTDPFAEVSLQPLPEYTIPSDGVTMTCITCTDKGRIFLAGRDGHIYELQYTTGSGWQKRCRKVCLTTGLGSVISRWVVPSVFKFGALDPIVEMVFDNERQILYARTEEMKLQVFVVGPNGDGPLKKVAEEKNLINQRDAHYGGRQSTGPRATSRLTKSSIVCISALSVLESKWLHLVAVLSDGRRMYLSTSPSSGNLGGFNSNPHKPSCLKVVATRPSPPLGVSSGLAFGAMSLAGRSQNEDLSLKVETAYYSAGTLLLSDSSPPTMSSLLIVNRDSSTQSSLSGSLGTSTRSSRALRESVSSLPVEGRMLFVADVLPLPDTAATVQSLYSEIEFGGFESSGESCEKASGKLWARGDLSTQHILPRRRIVIFSTMGMMELVFNRPVDVLRRLLESNSPRSILEDFFNRFGAGEAAAMCLMLAARTVHSENLITNVVAEKAAEAFEDPRLVGMPQLEGSNALSNTRTTAGGFSMGQVVQEAEPVFSGAHEGLCLCSSRLLFPLWELPVMVVKGGLRSSDALSENGVVVCRLSVGAMQILENKIQSLEKFLRSRRNQRRGLYGCVAGLGDLTGSILYGTGSELGAGDRSMVRNLFGSYSRNVDSNGGGTPNKRQRLPYSPAELAAMEVRAMECIRQLLLRSGEALFLLQLVSQHHVTRLVQGFDANLRQALVQLTFHQLVCSEEGDRLATRLISALMEYYTGPDGRGTVEDISAKLREGCPSYYKEPDYKFFLAVECLERAAVTPDAEEKENLAREAFNYLSKVPESADLRTVCKRFEDLRFYEAVVRLPLQKAQALDPAGDANNEQIDAATREHALVQREQCYEIIISALRSLKGDASQREFGSPVRPATARSFLDPASRKKYICQIVQLGVQSPDRIFHEYLYRAMIDLGLENELLEYGGPDLVPFLQSPGREPIQEVRAVSAVTSATSRMGQLGAPVPSNQSKYFDLLARYYVLKRQHILAAHVLLRLAERHSADVGDVPTLEQRYQYLSNAVLQAKNASNSNGLVGSAQGAFDTGLLDLLEGKLAVLRFQIKIKEELEALASRLEASPGTPESVQNENPENSLTADANIANAAREKAAELSLDLKSITQLYNEYAVPFELWEICLEMLYFANYSGDADSSIVRETWARLIDQALSRGGIAEACSVLKRVGSNIYPGDGAILPLDTLCLHLEKAALERLESGVESVGDEDVARALLAACKGATEPVLNTYDQLLSNGAILPSPKFRLRLLRSVLVVLREWAMSVFAQRIGTSATGASLILGGTFSLEQTAVINQGVRDKITSAANRYMTEVRRLALPQNQTEAAYRGFRELEESLISPFSFDRF